One Bacteroidia bacterium genomic region harbors:
- a CDS encoding IS5 family transposase, whose product MKAYPTNLTDIQYEAIEKIVNDNRKRKHPLRCIVDALLYITKTGVQWRLLPKDFPKWQLVYYYFRKWTAEGLIEEIHDFLRDKLRKEKGKHVSPSLGLIDSQTVKTCSFSLSNGYDGNKKIKGRKRHIITDTFGFIIAIVIHNADIQDREGAKYVLEELRYKYPRLTKILADQGYTGNLAEWILKSLNYTLEIVKKVAGISGFNVLPKRWIVERTFGWLGFQRRLVNDYEFHPECSTSFVHLAMIRIMLNRIKK is encoded by the coding sequence ATGAAAGCCTACCCAACCAACCTAACTGATATTCAGTACGAAGCTATTGAAAAAATAGTAAATGATAACAGGAAAAGAAAGCATCCTTTAAGATGTATTGTAGACGCATTATTGTACATCACCAAAACTGGTGTTCAATGGAGATTGCTGCCTAAAGATTTCCCTAAGTGGCAACTCGTTTATTATTATTTCAGAAAATGGACAGCAGAAGGGCTTATTGAAGAAATACATGATTTTTTGCGTGATAAGTTAAGAAAGGAAAAAGGAAAACATGTTTCACCAAGTCTTGGATTAATTGATAGTCAAACTGTTAAAACTTGTTCTTTCTCGTTATCAAACGGTTATGACGGAAACAAGAAAATTAAAGGAAGAAAAAGACATATTATTACTGACACATTCGGATTTATTATAGCTATTGTGATTCATAACGCTGATATTCAGGACAGAGAAGGAGCTAAATATGTTCTTGAAGAATTAAGATATAAGTACCCTAGATTGACAAAAATATTGGCAGATCAAGGTTATACCGGTAACTTAGCTGAATGGATTTTAAAAAGTTTGAATTACACTTTGGAAATTGTAAAAAAAGTGGCAGGAATTAGTGGATTTAATGTCTTACCCAAGAGATGGATAGTTGAACGAACTTTTGGATGGCTTGGTTTTCAACGAAGATTGGTTAATGACTATGAATTCCACCCCGAATGCAGTACAAGCTTTGTGCACTTAGCTATGATTAGAATTATGCTTAACAGAATAAAAAAATAA
- a CDS encoding T9SS type A sorting domain-containing protein, protein VILNNLTIFTPFLNNLLDNVTWYTYTVNGTPVLFTGNTDGNSTVTNTLQGYIQARYVRFQPQTWAGNGIGLRVECYTAPQLSITNPYNVAAVGNYVVHGHANSCSEVKKDTVSVSNPTQIPMHYRSRQNGNWTDLTTWQVYDSLTASWINAESYGPCGGVPYPTCYSLTIQVRDSVTYNFTIPQGIDETTIDPLSVHNSAYGGVIFIPSGITLRLVDSSITPIVADIQNNGRLVIQGNFTPIGIGLLVNSDSSAVAYVSNSNQTMWNGQYGKLEAKVGGLKTVSGTATLVRTDVKFLNAHIQLQNRSITLDTNCTITNGSYQGFFVTDGLGQVVKRRIGAGATTSFEFPVGPAASSYNKAILANSGTIDNFAVRVAPQFEYHNNFPGDELADTSSVNRTWFIDESVAGGSTVALDLFWITAHENANFDRTQSTVGHYLNLTGWKRLNIGSNAPGSGSNPDPWHQFASGITSFSPFSVGSCALVPLDYRTIADGNWTDLNIWEVWVPTLSQWMHAPIVPTRCGSVSYPTSLSRTVQVRHNVLYNYSIPIGVDQVTITSAGHLTVPANNNLILADGPGSDFATASNGIDIDNQGYFEITGSFTLQSNALLLNADSSIVHYNGATQTLWNGSYGYLYLDGPDSNAMNIKSVSGPNTQIRSGIKFINGKMLLGYYNCELLERAQVITPGQKTGYMIATSAGFCVWNYKQGSHQVKGFPIGGNTYSPCWIDFDSVITAGTLLGQVRETMHPTRYTIKRYWTMTLGSLTFDTNGYSAKFNYSELDLPVQPILTPNDEMIQVVQGGIYNPSYAEPGGWRISPNHIPNTIDINANTGTMRNNMFSDFTFMPINPPLPLDDIRLTAEWQGEDAILAWTMDEQPRSSLVYELLRSADMNYFDEVEMVLAEDGTTYYQYLDKKPELKDSKTLYYQVRRIDSDGNTKYSNTAQLSKQTDEAEFLNIYPNPIHFGERLNIEYFTQVEGEVFVELYDATGRFVEKRSYFASEGRNTDYYPIAHLSAGAYSLRFKTPNNIYNRKLVIIR, encoded by the coding sequence GTGATATTAAATAATTTAACAATTTTTACACCATTTTTAAACAACCTCTTAGATAACGTAACTTGGTACACCTACACCGTAAACGGCACTCCGGTACTCTTTACAGGAAATACTGATGGTAATTCAACAGTAACCAATACTTTACAGGGATACATCCAAGCAAGGTATGTTCGTTTTCAGCCACAAACGTGGGCAGGAAACGGAATCGGCTTACGGGTAGAATGTTATACTGCACCACAGTTATCAATCACAAATCCCTATAATGTAGCTGCTGTCGGTAACTATGTTGTTCATGGACACGCAAATTCTTGTTCAGAAGTGAAAAAAGATACTGTATCTGTATCAAACCCAACCCAGATTCCGATGCATTATCGCAGCCGACAAAATGGAAATTGGACAGATCTAACAACGTGGCAGGTATATGATTCATTAACAGCCTCTTGGATAAATGCAGAATCTTATGGCCCTTGCGGAGGAGTGCCTTATCCAACTTGTTATAGCTTAACCATACAGGTTAGAGATTCGGTAACCTATAACTTCACTATCCCGCAAGGAATTGATGAAACTACAATTGACCCGCTTAGTGTCCATAATTCAGCTTATGGCGGCGTTATCTTTATTCCCAGCGGAATCACGCTTAGGTTAGTAGATAGCTCTATAACTCCTATCGTTGCAGACATCCAAAATAATGGCCGTTTGGTAATTCAAGGAAATTTCACCCCAATAGGTATTGGGCTTCTGGTAAATAGTGATTCAAGCGCCGTTGCCTACGTTTCAAACAGTAATCAAACGATGTGGAATGGGCAATACGGTAAATTAGAAGCAAAAGTTGGTGGGCTGAAAACCGTATCTGGAACGGCTACTTTGGTGCGTACCGATGTGAAGTTCTTGAACGCACACATTCAGCTACAAAATAGGTCAATCACATTAGATACAAACTGTACCATTACCAATGGTAGTTATCAAGGTTTTTTTGTAACAGATGGCTTAGGGCAAGTTGTCAAACGTAGAATTGGGGCGGGAGCAACTACCTCATTTGAGTTCCCGGTTGGCCCTGCGGCAAGTAGCTATAACAAAGCGATTTTAGCCAATAGCGGAACAATAGATAACTTTGCCGTGCGCGTAGCTCCACAGTTTGAGTATCATAATAATTTCCCCGGTGATGAACTTGCCGATACCTCGTCAGTAAATCGAACTTGGTTTATTGACGAATCCGTAGCGGGTGGCTCAACTGTTGCATTAGATTTATTCTGGATAACAGCTCATGAAAATGCCAACTTTGATAGAACCCAAAGTACTGTGGGACACTACCTTAACCTAACTGGCTGGAAACGACTGAATATCGGTTCTAATGCACCTGGTAGCGGCAGCAATCCTGACCCATGGCATCAATTTGCATCAGGAATAACGTCATTCTCACCATTCTCAGTAGGAAGTTGCGCATTAGTACCGTTAGACTACCGCACCATTGCAGATGGTAACTGGACAGACTTAAATATCTGGGAAGTTTGGGTACCTACCCTAAGCCAATGGATGCACGCACCTATCGTACCTACAAGATGCGGGTCGGTTTCTTACCCCACCAGCCTCAGCCGAACCGTTCAAGTAAGGCATAATGTTCTATACAACTACTCAATCCCAATTGGAGTTGACCAAGTTACGATAACTTCAGCAGGCCACTTGACTGTTCCAGCTAACAATAACTTGATTTTAGCTGACGGGCCGGGTTCAGACTTTGCCACAGCTTCTAACGGAATTGATATAGATAACCAAGGATATTTTGAAATAACGGGTAGTTTTACCCTTCAATCTAACGCTTTGTTGCTAAACGCTGACAGTAGTATTGTTCATTACAATGGAGCTACGCAAACCCTATGGAATGGCAGCTATGGCTATCTATACTTAGATGGGCCGGATAGCAATGCCATGAATATCAAATCTGTATCAGGGCCAAATACCCAAATTAGAAGCGGCATTAAATTTATTAACGGGAAGATGCTCTTAGGATACTATAACTGTGAATTATTAGAGCGGGCACAGGTTATTACTCCGGGACAAAAAACCGGCTATATGATTGCGACAAGTGCCGGATTCTGTGTCTGGAACTATAAACAAGGTAGCCATCAAGTAAAAGGATTTCCAATAGGCGGAAATACCTATTCGCCTTGTTGGATTGATTTTGATAGTGTGATAACTGCTGGAACATTGCTTGGGCAGGTTAGAGAAACTATGCACCCAACACGCTACACCATTAAACGCTATTGGACTATGACACTTGGATCGCTAACTTTTGATACAAATGGTTATAGTGCTAAATTCAATTATTCAGAACTCGATTTACCGGTTCAGCCAATCCTTACGCCCAATGATGAAATGATTCAAGTAGTACAAGGAGGTATTTACAACCCAAGTTATGCTGAACCCGGAGGCTGGCGAATTTCTCCAAACCATATTCCAAATACAATAGACATAAATGCAAATACTGGAACAATGCGGAATAATATGTTCTCTGACTTTACATTTATGCCAATTAACCCTCCTCTACCGCTTGATGACATCCGCCTAACTGCTGAATGGCAAGGAGAAGATGCAATATTGGCTTGGACAATGGACGAACAACCGCGTAGCTCATTGGTTTATGAATTGTTACGTTCTGCTGATATGAATTACTTTGACGAAGTGGAAATGGTTCTTGCCGAAGATGGAACTACTTATTACCAATATCTTGATAAAAAACCGGAACTAAAAGACAGTAAAACACTTTACTATCAAGTTCGGAGAATTGACTCAGATGGTAATACAAAGTATTCCAACACAGCCCAACTTAGCAAACAAACCGATGAAGCCGAGTTTTTAAATATTTATCCAAACCCAATTCATTTTGGTGAAAGATTAAATATTGAATATTTCACACAGGTAGAAGGGGAGGTGTTTGTAGAACTCTATGACGCAACCGGTAGATTTGTAGAAAAACGTTCCTACTTTGCAAGTGAGGGGAGAAATACAGATTACTATCCAATTGCGCATCTTTCCGCAGGAGCTTACTCTCTGAGATTCAAAACACCAAACAATATCTATAATCGTAAGTTGGTGATTATCAGATAA
- a CDS encoding mechanosensitive ion channel family protein produces MDWSWLQNVYWGNRIIDYGYFVGLIALAYLLRFVVASLIAAVVLRIVRLLSSNNLTITALLLHLRKPFEALVLFGILYIALLQLKMPPEFGNEAAHKILEIGRAIFKFVLVGLLLWLTIRAIRLTAEYYKNLEIRNGGAELPDLQLVQLTATLAKAFVSLFVILLYLNWGLGLNVGSILTGFGIGGIAIALAAKETIENLLGSLTIFLDKPFKIGDYVKVGDFEGVIEYVGIRSTRVRTIDGTLLSVPNKKVVDSSVENFQLRTHRFIQQSIGIKYETPLDTLQLAISEINEFLAENPSIKPEIAVRLFDFEESCLKIKVVYTVIENNGSFFSYLKVREEINLRIFEILTKHNISFAYPTRTIYTLPASSADDIS; encoded by the coding sequence ATGGATTGGAGCTGGCTGCAGAACGTCTATTGGGGAAATCGAATTATAGATTATGGATACTTTGTTGGCTTAATTGCTTTAGCATATTTGCTGAGGTTTGTAGTAGCTTCATTGATTGCTGCAGTTGTGCTACGTATTGTACGCCTGCTTTCCAGCAATAACCTAACTATCACAGCTTTATTACTTCATCTTCGTAAACCTTTTGAAGCATTGGTGCTGTTTGGGATACTATACATAGCACTATTGCAGCTTAAAATGCCCCCTGAATTTGGCAATGAAGCAGCCCATAAAATTTTAGAAATAGGAAGAGCTATATTCAAATTCGTTTTGGTAGGGCTATTACTCTGGCTAACTATTCGGGCTATTCGATTGACTGCTGAGTACTATAAAAACTTAGAAATCCGAAATGGCGGAGCGGAATTACCTGATTTACAATTGGTTCAGCTAACAGCTACATTGGCTAAAGCATTTGTTAGCTTATTTGTGATATTATTATACCTTAATTGGGGGCTTGGTTTAAATGTTGGCTCAATTCTTACCGGATTCGGAATTGGAGGTATTGCCATAGCCTTGGCCGCAAAAGAAACCATTGAAAACCTACTGGGTTCATTAACCATTTTTTTAGATAAACCATTCAAAATTGGAGATTACGTAAAAGTAGGTGATTTTGAGGGAGTTATTGAATACGTTGGTATTCGTTCTACGCGAGTGAGAACCATAGACGGAACATTATTATCGGTTCCAAATAAAAAAGTAGTAGATTCAAGTGTAGAAAATTTTCAACTAAGAACACACCGATTTATTCAGCAAAGTATTGGCATTAAATACGAAACTCCATTAGATACACTTCAATTAGCAATTTCAGAAATAAATGAGTTTTTAGCAGAAAATCCATCTATAAAACCGGAAATAGCAGTGCGTTTGTTTGACTTTGAAGAAAGTTGTCTAAAAATTAAAGTTGTTTACACTGTTATCGAAAATAATGGTAGTTTCTTTTCCTATTTAAAAGTACGGGAGGAAATTAACCTTCGTATTTTTGAAATATTAACGAAACATAATATTTCCTTTGCTTACCCCACCCGAACCATTTACACACTGCCTGCCTCATCTGCGGATGATATTAGCTAA
- a CDS encoding type III pantothenate kinase, with amino-acid sequence MNKLILDAGNSRLKAGVFFNQQLLSSVVFNYQDDVRAISGTFEQWVNSYFIDTVGVCSVRNQEPILDFLLYYFQGKDIIWISPNMPLPFSSLYASIETLGADRIALAAAGQEIFSEQNVLIAGLGTCITLDFVDSAGNYHGGSISPGLMMRLRALHDYTAKLPFLNIPAEFPNFIGNTTEKCMLSGILFGIIHEINGFYERYQDLYPNLKFCLTGGDTIHFEKQLKGVTFVSQNLVLTGSNKIIDYQLNAK; translated from the coding sequence ATGAACAAATTAATATTAGACGCGGGGAATAGCCGACTAAAAGCGGGTGTTTTTTTTAACCAACAGTTATTATCTTCGGTAGTATTTAATTATCAAGATGATGTTAGGGCTATTTCAGGTACTTTTGAGCAATGGGTTAATAGCTATTTTATAGACACAGTTGGAGTATGTAGCGTTCGGAATCAAGAGCCAATTTTAGATTTTTTATTATATTATTTTCAAGGTAAAGATATTATCTGGATTAGCCCGAATATGCCATTGCCTTTTTCGTCTTTATATGCTTCTATAGAGACACTTGGGGCGGATAGAATAGCACTTGCAGCAGCTGGGCAGGAAATTTTTTCGGAACAAAATGTTTTAATAGCCGGTTTGGGTACTTGTATTACCTTAGACTTTGTTGATTCAGCAGGAAACTATCACGGAGGAAGTATTTCTCCCGGATTGATGATGCGTTTACGCGCACTGCACGACTATACCGCCAAGTTACCTTTTTTAAATATCCCTGCCGAATTTCCCAATTTTATTGGTAATACTACCGAAAAATGTATGCTTAGCGGTATTCTTTTCGGAATTATCCATGAAATAAATGGATTTTATGAACGTTATCAAGATTTATACCCAAATTTAAAGTTCTGTTTAACCGGAGGCGACACAATACACTTTGAAAAACAGTTGAAAGGTGTAACCTTTGTGAGCCAAAACTTAGTTTTAACCGGATCTAATAAAATTATTGATTATCAATTGAATGCTAAATAG
- a CDS encoding biotin--[acetyl-CoA-carboxylase] ligase has translation MILPTINTRYVGQSFVYFPETDSTNDRAWAALPTSPVNGTCFAADYQTKGKGQRNNTWYSDSGQNILLSVLLYPTFLPVGRIFQLTKVAALAVLQTVQQFVPNGISCIKWPNDILLNNKKIAGILIENQFSGNTILASVFGIGINVNQKKFEVTASYSPTSLFLELNQEFDRSTILPVLFQNIEKWYDILQQNTSWLDREYLSYLLGFQEKRLFQNKSGIFEGFIIGVHSSGKLAIQIQNTVEYFDFKEVEFIL, from the coding sequence GTGATTTTACCTACAATCAACACCCGCTACGTAGGGCAGTCTTTTGTTTATTTTCCGGAAACAGACTCTACCAATGACAGGGCGTGGGCGGCCTTACCTACGTCTCCGGTAAACGGAACTTGCTTTGCTGCAGATTATCAGACCAAAGGAAAAGGCCAGCGTAATAACACTTGGTATTCAGATTCCGGCCAAAATATATTGCTTTCTGTTTTATTGTATCCTACCTTTCTGCCCGTTGGCCGTATTTTTCAGCTAACCAAAGTAGCTGCATTAGCCGTTTTGCAAACTGTTCAACAATTTGTTCCAAATGGAATATCCTGCATCAAATGGCCTAATGACATTTTATTGAATAACAAAAAGATAGCCGGAATTTTGATTGAAAATCAATTTTCGGGAAATACTATTTTAGCCTCTGTTTTTGGTATCGGTATAAATGTCAATCAAAAGAAATTTGAGGTTACAGCTTCTTATTCGCCAACTTCTCTCTTTTTAGAACTGAATCAGGAGTTTGACCGAAGTACTATTTTGCCAGTACTTTTTCAAAATATAGAAAAGTGGTATGATATTTTACAGCAAAATACCAGTTGGTTAGATCGAGAATACCTATCCTATTTGTTAGGTTTTCAAGAAAAAAGGTTATTTCAAAATAAATCAGGTATATTTGAGGGTTTTATTATTGGGGTTCATTCCAGTGGAAAATTAGCAATCCAGATTCAGAACACTGTAGAATATTTTGATTTTAAAGAAGTTGAGTTCATTTTATGA
- a CDS encoding transcriptional repressor gives MDNLNEQAGKLLKQYNFRQTATRLSVLRSFLESSHALSHQCLETILGAHFDRVTIYRTLISFIDAGILHKIPDSAGSPKYALCGEGNCLAGNHQDHHIHFACNQCKQTFCIEETIIPQIQIPPCYIISKVNFLVEGICKDCSESQIS, from the coding sequence ATGGATAACCTAAATGAGCAAGCAGGTAAGTTATTAAAACAATACAATTTTCGGCAGACAGCTACTCGATTATCTGTTTTACGTTCTTTTTTGGAGTCAAGTCATGCATTGTCTCACCAATGCTTAGAAACAATTTTAGGAGCACACTTTGATAGAGTTACTATTTATAGAACGCTTATTTCATTCATTGATGCCGGAATTTTACATAAGATACCGGATTCTGCCGGCTCACCAAAATATGCTCTTTGTGGAGAAGGGAATTGCCTCGCCGGTAACCACCAAGATCACCATATTCATTTTGCTTGCAATCAATGTAAGCAGACCTTTTGTATCGAAGAAACAATTATTCCCCAAATCCAGATCCCTCCTTGCTATATTATATCAAAAGTTAATTTCTTGGTAGAAGGTATTTGTAAAGATTGTTCCGAATCTCAAATCTCGTGA
- a CDS encoding TlpA family protein disulfide reductase produces MKSFLIFAFLLVISAPLWGQVPAKNFELPSVKLKDLDGKTVNSNTFSNKGKPIIISFWATWCKPCLQELVTIHEQYADWQAETGVKLIAISIDDVRNSSKVAPFVRGKGWEYEVYLDENNDFKRALNVNMVPHTFLLDGNQKVVWQHASYVPGDEVKLYEKVKELIGSK; encoded by the coding sequence ATGAAATCATTCCTAATATTTGCCTTTTTATTAGTCATTTCTGCACCACTTTGGGGGCAAGTGCCTGCTAAAAACTTTGAATTACCATCCGTTAAACTAAAAGATTTGGACGGAAAAACCGTAAATTCAAATACATTTTCAAATAAAGGGAAACCTATCATCATCAGTTTTTGGGCTACATGGTGTAAGCCCTGCTTACAAGAATTAGTAACTATTCATGAGCAATATGCTGATTGGCAGGCAGAAACCGGCGTAAAACTCATCGCTATTTCTATTGATGATGTTCGTAACTCCAGTAAAGTAGCTCCTTTTGTACGCGGAAAAGGTTGGGAATATGAAGTTTACTTAGATGAAAATAATGACTTTAAGCGAGCACTTAACGTAAATATGGTTCCCCATACTTTTTTGCTTGACGGAAATCAAAAAGTAGTTTGGCAACACGCCTCTTACGTTCCCGGTGATGAAGTTAAACTCTATGAGAAAGTAAAAGAGCTAATAGGTTCTAAATGA
- a CDS encoding N-acetyltransferase, whose translation MSAPFIHPTAVVDEPCIIGENTKIWHFSHIMQNSEVGHHCNIGQNVVISPYVRIGNNVKIQNNVSIYTGIECEDDVFLGPSCVFTNIKIPRSAIPRREHFVKTKICKGASIGANATIICGITIGMYAMIGAGSVVTKSVPSYALIIGNPGRQRGWVSQYGHTLHFDEENLAVCPESGQVYILEGNQVSLK comes from the coding sequence ATGAGTGCTCCATTTATTCACCCAACTGCCGTTGTAGATGAGCCTTGCATCATCGGTGAAAACACCAAGATTTGGCATTTTTCCCATATAATGCAAAATAGCGAGGTGGGTCATCATTGTAATATTGGCCAGAATGTAGTAATTTCTCCGTATGTACGTATCGGAAATAATGTAAAGATTCAAAATAATGTTTCTATTTACACCGGTATAGAGTGCGAAGATGATGTTTTTCTGGGGCCTTCTTGCGTTTTTACAAACATTAAGATACCGCGCTCCGCTATTCCTCGAAGAGAGCATTTTGTTAAGACCAAAATATGTAAAGGTGCCAGTATTGGTGCAAATGCGACAATTATATGCGGTATAACCATTGGTATGTATGCTATGATTGGAGCCGGTTCGGTCGTAACGAAATCTGTACCCTCTTATGCTTTAATTATCGGGAATCCGGGTCGCCAACGCGGCTGGGTTAGCCAATACGGACATACCCTCCACTTTGACGAAGAAAACTTAGCAGTTTGCCCTGAATCCGGCCAAGTGTATATCTTAGAGGGAAATCAGGTATCCCTGAAATAA
- a CDS encoding DegT/DnrJ/EryC1/StrS family aminotransferase: MKKIQMVDLGSQYHRLKSEIDQAISSVLESCAFINGPEVKIFQQELESYLNIKHVIPCANGTDALQIAMMAYDFQPEDEVITADFTFIATAEVIALLKLRPVLVDVDPEYFTLDPEQVRKAITPKTKAIVPVHLFGQCADMKPLLEIAQEHNLIVIEDVAQALGANHNGFENPLKAGAIGDIGCTSFFPSKNLGCYGDGGAIFTQDDNIAAKIRMIVNHGQSKQYYHDSIGVNSRLDSIQAAILKVKLKYLDDFNEKRNIVANFYNQQFANQPKVITPKTAPYSTHVYHQYTMQIVGADRWKLREFLSERNIPSMIYYPVPLHLQKAYLDARYQLGDFPITEKLCETVLSLPISTEMDMEQLTYITNSVNEFLA, from the coding sequence ATGAAAAAAATTCAAATGGTTGATTTAGGCAGTCAATATCATCGCTTAAAATCAGAAATAGACCAAGCAATTTCATCTGTTTTAGAATCTTGTGCATTTATTAATGGCCCTGAGGTAAAGATTTTTCAGCAAGAATTAGAGTCATACCTAAATATAAAGCACGTTATTCCTTGTGCCAATGGCACGGACGCTCTCCAGATAGCCATGATGGCTTATGATTTCCAACCGGAAGATGAAGTTATTACCGCTGACTTTACCTTTATAGCTACTGCTGAGGTAATTGCCTTGCTGAAACTCCGCCCGGTATTGGTGGATGTAGATCCGGAGTATTTTACCTTAGACCCGGAGCAAGTGCGCAAGGCAATTACTCCTAAAACAAAAGCCATTGTACCGGTGCATCTTTTTGGTCAATGTGCTGATATGAAGCCTCTCTTAGAAATAGCTCAAGAACATAATTTAATTGTAATTGAAGACGTTGCGCAGGCCTTAGGAGCAAATCATAATGGCTTTGAAAACCCACTCAAAGCCGGAGCTATCGGAGATATTGGTTGTACTTCTTTTTTTCCATCCAAAAACTTAGGCTGCTACGGAGACGGAGGAGCTATCTTTACCCAAGATGACAATATAGCCGCCAAAATACGTATGATTGTTAACCATGGTCAGTCAAAACAATACTACCATGACTCCATTGGCGTAAACTCCCGATTAGACAGCATTCAGGCAGCAATCCTTAAAGTTAAATTGAAATACTTAGATGACTTTAACGAAAAAAGAAACATAGTTGCCAATTTCTATAACCAACAATTTGCAAATCAGCCCAAAGTAATCACCCCCAAAACAGCTCCTTATTCAACGCATGTTTACCATCAATATACAATGCAGATTGTTGGGGCAGATAGGTGGAAACTACGGGAGTTTTTGTCAGAAAGAAATATACCGTCCATGATTTACTACCCCGTTCCGCTACATTTGCAAAAAGCCTATCTCGATGCCCGCTATCAATTAGGAGACTTTCCTATTACGGAAAAACTCTGCGAAACGGTATTATCGCTTCCTATTTCTACAGAAATGGATATGGAACAACTAACCTACATTACAAATTCTGTTAATGAGTTTTTAGCTTAA
- a CDS encoding nucleotide sugar dehydrogenase codes for MYDSLISKEKKLAVIGLGYVGLPIALLFAKKISVIGFDINQKRIEMMRNNIDPSGELTAEDFKDVDITFTDDLNVLRQASFYIVAVPTPIDQHNQPDLTPVLSASDTLSKVLKPGDYAVYESTVYPGCTEEDCLPILLESGLSYPTEFKLGYSPERINPGDRHHTLDNTVKIVSGCDPESLDQIEKVYSLVIKAGLHKAPSIKVAEAAKIIENTQRDVNIALMNELSLIFNKMGINTYDVIEAAGTKWNFQRYQPGLVGGHCIGVDPYYLTYKASELGYHSKVILSGRQINDSMGFYIGETTVKKLTALGKLATEARVLVMGITFKENVQDIRNSKVVDLVKELREFHVNVDIIDPFAVSEDVHEEYGFSLTEENQKHNDYDAVIIAVPHEPYKVLTEADFQKICKPDGLIVDIKGLYRNQIHQMHYWSL; via the coding sequence ATTTATGACTCTCTGATCTCAAAAGAAAAAAAACTTGCTGTAATAGGACTTGGATACGTTGGTCTCCCAATTGCATTGTTATTTGCTAAAAAAATCTCCGTAATAGGCTTTGACATTAACCAAAAGCGTATCGAAATGATGCGTAATAATATTGACCCAAGTGGAGAACTAACCGCAGAAGACTTTAAAGATGTTGATATTACCTTTACAGACGATTTGAATGTCTTACGCCAAGCCTCTTTTTATATTGTAGCAGTTCCGACCCCAATTGACCAACATAACCAACCGGATTTAACTCCCGTTTTAAGCGCAAGCGATACCTTGTCTAAGGTGCTAAAGCCCGGTGATTACGCTGTTTATGAATCTACGGTGTATCCGGGATGTACCGAAGAAGATTGCCTCCCTATTTTGTTAGAATCCGGCCTATCCTACCCTACTGAATTTAAATTAGGCTACTCTCCCGAGAGAATTAACCCCGGTGATAGACACCACACATTGGATAACACCGTTAAAATCGTATCCGGTTGCGATCCAGAATCTTTAGACCAAATTGAAAAGGTATATTCCTTAGTAATAAAAGCCGGTCTGCACAAAGCTCCCAGTATCAAAGTAGCCGAAGCTGCAAAGATTATTGAAAACACCCAACGCGATGTAAATATCGCACTGATGAACGAACTATCCCTGATATTCAACAAAATGGGGATAAACACCTATGACGTAATAGAAGCTGCCGGAACGAAATGGAACTTTCAGCGATACCAACCCGGATTGGTCGGCGGGCATTGTATAGGAGTTGACCCATATTACCTCACCTATAAAGCCAGTGAACTCGGCTACCACTCAAAAGTAATCCTCTCCGGTAGGCAAATCAATGATTCGATGGGGTTTTATATCGGAGAAACAACCGTAAAAAAATTAACGGCATTGGGCAAACTCGCCACAGAAGCACGTGTGTTGGTTATGGGAATTACATTCAAGGAAAATGTTCAGGATATTAGAAACTCTAAAGTTGTGGACTTAGTGAAAGAATTAAGAGAGTTTCATGTAAATGTAGATATAATCGATCCTTTTGCTGTTAGTGAAGACGTACATGAAGAATATGGTTTCAGCTTGACTGAAGAAAATCAAAAACATAACGACTATGATGCCGTAATTATAGCTGTTCCTCACGAACCTTACAAGGTTCTAACAGAGGCTGATTTCCAAAAAATATGTAAGCCAGATGGATTAATCGTAGATATTAAAGGATTGTATCGTAATCAAATACATCAGATGCATTATTGGAGTCTTTAA